A genomic stretch from Etheostoma cragini isolate CJK2018 chromosome 8, CSU_Ecrag_1.0, whole genome shotgun sequence includes:
- the asz1 gene encoding ankyrin repeat, SAM and basic leucine zipper domain-containing protein 1 — protein sequence MGSFIDNAFPAGDESDGSNDEWDIGYADKKSSHIKDVGAVIPNASDNVLLLKTAISKGDIETVEQLLDNGMDIETRLGFEWTPLMCVVSVANYDLAKLLLDRGASANFSKDHWTVLMASCIASASEEKIARCVELLLSRNADPNVVDRSQMTCLMQAARNGHSKVINLLVSHGAEVNVQDSNGQTALSIAVQYGREEAVLKLLQLGADKTLRNKAGKSPADLALIFKHTQIGRILTFSPHSSTVQAFSSMKETLSKFFKTNSEPPPSQESVNKLDDLGLLLHGLDLGYLTDIMTEHDITWSYLLTMEKDDLEKIGITNVLDQQKVLSAVQQMHLDKVDLDKISLPGTSESGSEDLHNFLISVRQQCCYLTETIQDVISRFPRQASQLVFSLDPKKDAQAICNQLVVQTKDLQKEVTCLRNLLRQMDQTVDCCQLPKPDSHSNQRMRSLTRVALSALGATVLLLLYRAASGKV from the exons atGGGTAGCTTCATAGACAACGCCTTCCCGGCTGGAGATGAAAGCGACGGCAGCAATGACGAGTGGGACATCGGGTATGCGGATAAAAAGTCTTCCCACATTAAG GACGTGGGTGCTGTTATACCAAATGCATCAGATAAcgtgttgttgttgaaaacagcCATCAGTAAAGGAGACATTGAGACTGTTGAACAGCTGTTGGACAATG GCATGGACATTGAGACCAGGCTCGGCTTTGAATGGACTCCTCTGATGTGTGTCGTCAGTGTGGCTAATTACGACCTGGCAAAACTGCTACTGGACAGAGGGGCCAGTGCCAACTTCAGCAAAG ATCATTGGACGGTGCTCATGGCCAGCTGCATAGCATCTGCCAGTGAAGAAAAAATTGCTCGCTGTGTGGAACTTCTGCTATCCAGAAATGCTGATCCCAACGTGGTGGACAG GTCTCAAATGACCTGCTTGATGCAGGCAGCCAGGAATGGCCACAGTAAGGTCATCAACCTGCTTGTCTCCCACGGGGCAGAAGTCAACGTTCAGGATAGCAATGGACAAACG GCTTTGTCAATAGCAGTGCAGTATGGCAGAGAGGAGGCAGTGCTAAAGCTCCTCCAGCTGGGAGCGGACAAAACATTAAGGAACAAGGCTGGCAAGAGCCCTGCCGACTTGGCCCTgattttcaaacacacacag ATAGGCAGGATCCTGACCTTTTCGCCCCACAGCTCTACTGTCCAGGCCTTCAGCTCCATGAAGGAGACCCTCTCAAAGTTCTTCAAGACAAACTCTGAACCGCCACCTTCCCAAGAAAG TGTAAACAAGCTTGATGACCTTGGGCTCCTCCTACACGGCCTCGATCTTGGCTACCTCACTGACATCATGACT GAACATGACATCACCTGGAGCTACCTGTTGACCATGGAGAAGGACGACCTGGAGAAG ATCGGGATCACAAACGTGTTGGACCAGCAGAAGGTGTTGAGTGCTGTGCAGCAGATGCACCTGGATAAAGTGGACTTGGATAAAATCAGCCTGCCAGGAACCTCAGAGAGTGG gaGTGAAGATCTGCATAACTTCCTGATAAGCGTGAGGCAGCAGTGCTGCTACCTGACAGAGACGATTCAGGACGTCATCAGCCGTTTTCCCCGCCAAGCTTCTCAG CTGGTCTTCTCACTGGACCCGAAGAAAGACGCCCAGGCCATCTGCAACCAGCTGGTGGTCCAGACTAAAGACCTGCAGAAGGAAGTCACCTGTCTCCGCAATCTTCTACGCCAG atGGACCAGACCGTAGATTGCTGTCAGCTTCCAAAACCTGATTCCCACAGTAATCAGAGGATGCGGTCCCTGACCAGGGTTGCACTCAGTGCGCTCGGAGCCACCGTCCTCTTACTCCTTTACAGAGCTGCCAGTGGGAAGGTTTAG